One Candidatus Sulfurimonas baltica DNA segment encodes these proteins:
- a CDS encoding DUF1566 domain-containing protein: MKTNNIFIGFLLAFGLVLSGCGGSGSSSDSSAITTVTGQFIDSPVEGLNYDCSSGKAGITNSEGEYTCNVGDTVTFKIGDVVIGSVKAQNDFITPYSLFPDDDISALNLARLLQTLDIDSDPSNGLKVNEVKAILLPTDTNFASNTFVTNIENALNITLVTEDEAKNHMDDFVKHIIVNNSLESASAEQVSASDMVLEVITQPKNGKVALNIDGSYTYTPNTDFIGNDSFSYKAGDGTIKTIAFSVEPKYELLNRSDRIIVDNTTKLEWQDSYPDNEDKIKTATIEEAQSYCSELTLGGLSDWRVPNFTELKSIIDLTKEPALNHIFQEQYTTGLLGAIAMEWMHAYSSYDKATTTDDDIWKISAIKGVGTKSDGSIAIVKCVRGTEIEEAPHQYQRNSITGIVIDNKNNLDWQDNYNDNGGNVKQATFYNSIDYCNNLVLGGYDNWKLPTLDEMSMLIQEEKGVSTFQNTITEDSSLGGVDYSYWTSASDISGAYSWAVDMKNSLYGYGYLFGQEEIGKKDKEASVRCVRNRPNINFTPIVINTTASPEANSAIADLVGTITISKLFADTSAEGLKTLATMAGDTSSAYKNTADILYYRSSVAFNQSSDWNSFTIKEAFRFDEEAKQFNALAGDATQKKLFYDNYIENSESFANGLTGLGMIIGGYNAWGHLQDGNYVAAGLESYSIGLDGITLGASLASVKIASSSLLGQVLSGTSKINITSSLASAIMSGYTVFRDTELQTILESYITRHQTNSDMRMFYINKLVEAYIESTIDYVTTPEKPASDMIPVFSNILKNYFINKSNGDVLMGDDVFYQYLNNLYVLQNNYQATSINELSRENILEIAATFTIRAMAEEEDNILETEMINLTSSDNFRLSDYLASITGDGAFDMFRKINEVREALFSSNLQRDIESSYKMFLAEHTLNVLYESGQLYTEIFSVDGTEFDTDGDTIPNLIDTDDDNDGMPDKWEIANGLDPLADDASLDNDGDGRNNLFEYQDGTNPLVIDTIAYIAHNGVTYGTVTSPYTQKVWLDRNLGASKVCTAYNDTACYGDYYQWGREADGHEKSNSTITSTQASDITSVGDNYIKNSSYPYDWTGTDSNGSVRLLNWSATDGSSICPVGYRVPTEVELKAETTDVIEGLGGRQNIFDDFLKLPAAGWRLYTDGIVREEASDGKYWVNSPEFSYSRGLVFGPVGMSFGSYGRSRAHSIRCIQDTTQYNTAPTANAGADQNVTEGTSVTLDATASSDSDGTIASHEWKDGTTVLSTAVSFSKSDFTVGTHTITLTVTDNGGATATDTVVVTVNAQTLTIFQSGNTWKGLVYETAISPYTGRVWLDRNLGASQACTAYNDTACYGDYYQWGRGTDGHQISTSTTIMTQAIDVNNAGANFIVKGTDWSVADWSSVDSNGSIRNTNWSKTDGTSICPIGYKVPTIEEIRLENISNSSLDAYNHFLKLPSAGYRYGHSGGSMLEEGTFGYYWTSSSNFSGSYDFFFYTNHSYPNHIGRADGYPVRCIKD; the protein is encoded by the coding sequence TTGAAAACAAATAATATATTTATTGGCTTTTTATTGGCTTTTGGTTTAGTCTTAAGTGGTTGTGGCGGTAGTGGTAGCAGTAGCGATAGTAGCGCTATCACTACAGTGACTGGTCAATTTATTGATAGTCCCGTTGAAGGTTTAAATTATGATTGTTCATCAGGTAAGGCAGGTATAACAAATAGCGAAGGTGAATACACATGTAATGTGGGTGATACTGTTACATTTAAAATAGGTGATGTTGTAATAGGTAGTGTTAAAGCCCAAAATGATTTTATCACACCTTATTCATTATTTCCTGACGATGATATATCTGCGCTTAATCTTGCTAGACTTTTACAAACATTAGATATAGACAGTGATCCAAGTAACGGACTAAAAGTCAATGAAGTAAAGGCTATTTTATTACCAACTGACACTAACTTTGCTAGTAATACTTTTGTAACTAATATTGAGAATGCTCTTAATATTACCTTGGTAACAGAAGATGAAGCAAAAAATCATATGGATGATTTTGTTAAACATATTATCGTAAATAATAGTTTAGAATCAGCCTCTGCGGAACAAGTTTCGGCAAGTGATATGGTACTTGAAGTTATAACTCAACCAAAAAATGGAAAAGTTGCATTAAATATTGATGGAAGTTATACATATACACCAAATACTGATTTTATTGGTAATGATAGCTTTAGTTATAAAGCTGGGGATGGGACAATTAAGACTATCGCTTTTTCAGTTGAGCCTAAGTACGAACTATTAAATAGAAGTGATAGAATTATCGTTGATAATACAACAAAACTAGAGTGGCAAGACAGTTATCCAGATAATGAAGATAAGATTAAAACAGCTACAATTGAAGAGGCTCAAAGTTACTGTTCTGAACTAACACTTGGAGGTCTAAGTGATTGGAGAGTACCTAATTTTACAGAATTAAAATCTATAATTGATTTAACAAAAGAGCCTGCATTAAATCATATATTTCAGGAACAATATACAACAGGCTTATTAGGTGCTATAGCTATGGAATGGATGCATGCTTATTCATCTTATGATAAAGCTACCACAACAGATGATGATATTTGGAAAATCAGTGCTATAAAAGGAGTTGGTACAAAAAGTGATGGTTCTATCGCTATCGTTAAATGTGTGAGAGGTACAGAGATAGAAGAGGCACCACATCAATATCAAAGAAACAGTATAACTGGTATAGTTATTGATAATAAAAACAACTTAGATTGGCAAGATAATTATAATGACAATGGAGGTAATGTTAAACAAGCTACCTTCTATAACTCTATAGATTATTGTAATAATCTAGTACTCGGTGGTTATGATAATTGGAAACTTCCAACTTTAGATGAAATGTCAATGCTTATACAGGAAGAAAAAGGTGTTAGCACATTCCAAAACACTATTACAGAAGACAGTAGTCTAGGTGGTGTTGATTATAGCTATTGGACGAGTGCTTCTGATATATCGGGTGCTTATTCGTGGGCTGTAGATATGAAAAATTCATTGTATGGATATGGCTATCTTTTTGGGCAAGAAGAAATCGGTAAAAAAGATAAAGAAGCATCTGTAAGGTGTGTACGAAATAGACCTAATATTAACTTCACTCCAATTGTAATTAATACTACTGCAAGTCCAGAAGCAAACTCAGCCATAGCAGACTTAGTTGGAACAATAACAATAAGCAAACTCTTTGCTGATACTAGTGCGGAAGGATTAAAAACTTTAGCAACAATGGCAGGTGATACAAGCTCAGCATATAAAAATACTGCTGATATTTTATACTATAGGTCTAGCGTGGCATTTAACCAATCATCTGACTGGAATTCCTTCACTATCAAAGAAGCATTTAGATTTGATGAAGAAGCAAAACAATTTAATGCCTTAGCAGGAGACGCTACACAGAAAAAGCTTTTTTACGATAACTATATTGAAAATTCTGAATCTTTTGCGAATGGTTTAACTGGATTGGGAATGATTATTGGGGGTTATAATGCTTGGGGTCATTTGCAAGATGGAAATTATGTAGCTGCTGGTCTAGAGAGTTACAGTATAGGACTAGACGGAATAACACTAGGTGCTTCATTAGCTTCTGTTAAAATAGCAAGTTCTAGTCTTTTAGGTCAAGTTCTTTCTGGTACATCTAAAATAAATATAACATCAAGTTTGGCTAGTGCTATTATGAGTGGCTATACAGTGTTTAGAGATACAGAACTTCAAACTATATTAGAGTCATACATTACTAGACATCAGACAAACAGCGATATGAGAATGTTCTATATCAATAAACTTGTTGAAGCATATATTGAAAGTACTATAGATTATGTTACAACCCCAGAAAAGCCAGCGTCAGATATGATTCCAGTCTTTTCCAATATACTGAAAAATTACTTTATAAATAAGAGTAATGGCGATGTTTTAATGGGTGATGATGTATTTTATCAATATTTAAACAATTTATATGTCTTACAAAATAATTACCAAGCTACAAGCATAAATGAATTATCAAGAGAGAATATACTTGAAATTGCAGCTACTTTTACAATAAGAGCTATGGCTGAAGAAGAAGATAATATATTAGAAACTGAAATGATAAATTTAACTTCTAGTGATAACTTTAGACTATCAGATTATCTAGCATCCATTACAGGAGATGGAGCATTTGATATGTTTAGAAAAATAAATGAAGTTCGTGAAGCTTTATTTTCTAGTAATTTGCAACGAGATATTGAATCATCTTACAAAATGTTTTTAGCTGAGCATACATTAAATGTTTTATACGAGTCTGGACAATTATATACAGAAATATTTTCAGTAGATGGCACAGAGTTTGATACAGATGGAGATACTATCCCAAATCTTATTGATACAGATGATGATAATGATGGTATGCCTGATAAATGGGAAATAGCAAATGGTTTAGACCCATTGGCTGATGATGCTTCACTTGATAATGATGGCGATGGAAGAAATAATTTATTTGAGTATCAAGACGGAACTAATCCTTTAGTTATAGATACAATAGCTTATATAGCTCACAATGGAGTAACATACGGAACAGTAACATCCCCATACACACAAAAAGTATGGCTAGACAGAAACTTAGGAGCGTCTAAGGTTTGTACAGCTTACAATGACACAGCATGTTACGGAGATTATTATCAATGGGGAAGAGAAGCTGATGGACATGAGAAGTCAAATTCTACTATTACATCTACCCAAGCTAGTGACATTACTAGTGTAGGGGATAATTATATAAAAAATTCATCTTATCCTTATGATTGGACAGGCACCGATAGTAATGGAAGTGTACGATTACTTAACTGGTCAGCAACCGATGGTAGTAGTATATGTCCAGTAGGATACAGAGTACCAACAGAAGTTGAATTAAAAGCAGAAACTACTGATGTAATTGAAGGTTTAGGTGGTAGACAAAATATTTTTGATGATTTTTTAAAACTTCCTGCTGCTGGTTGGCGTTTGTACACAGACGGAATTGTTCGAGAAGAAGCTTCAGATGGAAAGTATTGGGTAAATTCACCAGAATTTTCCTATTCAAGGGGCTTGGTCTTCGGTCCTGTTGGAATGTCATTTGGTAGTTACGGACGATCTAGAGCCCATTCTATTCGCTGTATCCAAGATACCACACAATATAATACAGCTCCAACAGCAAATGCAGGTGCAGACCAAAATGTCACAGAAGGTACAAGTGTAACATTAGATGCAACAGCAAGCAGTGACAGTGATGGAACTATTGCGAGTCATGAATGGAAAGATGGAACTACTGTTTTATCAACAGCTGTATCTTTTTCAAAGTCAGATTTTACAGTGGGAACACATACTATAACTTTAACGGTTACGGATAATGGTGGAGCCACTGCTACGGACACAGTTGTAGTTACTGTAAATGCACAAACACTAACTATATTTCAAAGTGGAAATACTTGGAAAGGCTTAGTCTACGAAACTGCAATATCGCCATATACAGGAAGAGTTTGGTTAGATAGAAACTTAGGAGCATCTCAAGCTTGTACAGCTTATAATGATACTGCTTGTTATGGAGATTATTATCAATGGGGTAGAGGTACTGATGGTCATCAAATATCAACTAGTACTACAATTATGACACAGGCTATAGATGTAAATAATGCAGGAGCAAACTTTATTGTTAAGGGTACTGATTGGTCAGTAGCTGATTGGTCATCAGTAGATAGCAATGGAAGTATTAGGAATACAAATTGGTCTAAGACAGATGGAACATCTATTTGTCCTATAGGATATAAGGTACCAACAATAGAAGAAATACGATTAGAAAATATTTCTAATTCTAGTTTAGATGCATATAATCACTTTCTAAAACTACCATCTGCTGGTTATCGTTACGGTCATTCAGGAGGTTCGATGTTGGAGGAAGGTACATTCGGATATTATTGGACAAGTTCTAGTAATTTTTCAGGTTCTTATGACTTCTTTTTTTACACTAATCACTCATATCCAAACCATATAGGTCGAGCAGATGGTTATCCTGTTCGTTGTATAAAAGATTAG
- a CDS encoding IS4 family transposase: MELDNYIQTAVRSILKNPILEVLTEIKITKILKQSNFIKRNVGYPPFQIILHFVYMLVMQKRQSTFIKKSDSAFGKDAYYRFIKDSRYNWRKFLMLSTTALLQRIKPLHKNGEHRLLIIDDTVESKRGKYIEGSCKYIWSNKEHRSINALNIVSLNYADSHSTFQLDFSIKMNGSNRKDISEFTNKLHHRSNAYQRKSEITKGKNILAIEMLQRALDNGVDADYLLVDSWYAKPNFIHQANELGMPVIARLPNNKLIWNFKGKHKTMNAIYDSMKNYRHKSSGKHGKISYKYFDAIVEHAVLGKVKLVFLHTGKELLVFISSDITIAGKEILATYKKRWNIEQGYKDLRNLFGFGKEENRIYESLIAKITLSMFAYNIVSYINRIKHEPQTLGELFRDLECELETLAISMQLFIKILTKISEIQNVVKDNKNLLNIIAVLSAYTQKELGFMCESRHV, translated from the coding sequence ATGGAACTTGACAATTATATACAAACTGCAGTGAGAAGCATATTAAAGAATCCAATACTTGAAGTGCTAACAGAGATAAAAATCACAAAAATACTTAAGCAGAGCAACTTCATTAAACGAAATGTTGGCTATCCACCATTTCAAATAATATTACACTTCGTTTATATGTTAGTGATGCAAAAACGCCAGTCAACATTTATAAAAAAGAGCGATAGTGCATTTGGGAAAGATGCCTATTACAGATTTATCAAAGATAGTCGTTACAACTGGCGAAAGTTTTTAATGCTAAGTACTACTGCACTTTTGCAAAGAATAAAACCACTACATAAAAATGGTGAACATCGCTTACTCATTATTGACGATACAGTAGAGTCTAAGAGAGGTAAATACATTGAGGGAAGCTGTAAATATATTTGGAGCAATAAAGAACATAGGAGTATCAATGCGCTCAATATCGTATCTCTAAATTATGCAGATTCACATTCAACTTTTCAATTAGATTTTTCTATAAAAATGAATGGTAGCAATAGAAAAGATATTTCAGAGTTCACAAATAAGCTACATCACAGAAGTAATGCATATCAGAGAAAGAGTGAAATTACTAAAGGCAAAAATATACTAGCTATTGAGATGCTGCAAAGAGCTTTGGATAACGGTGTTGATGCAGATTACTTGCTCGTAGATAGCTGGTATGCTAAACCGAATTTCATACATCAAGCTAATGAACTTGGTATGCCAGTAATAGCAAGACTTCCAAACAATAAACTTATTTGGAACTTTAAAGGCAAACATAAAACTATGAATGCAATCTATGACAGTATGAAAAACTATCGTCACAAAAGTAGTGGTAAACATGGCAAAATATCGTACAAATATTTCGATGCCATTGTAGAACATGCAGTTTTAGGTAAAGTCAAGCTCGTATTTTTACACACAGGTAAAGAGTTGTTAGTTTTTATCTCAAGTGATATTACTATTGCAGGCAAAGAGATTCTAGCAACTTATAAAAAGAGATGGAATATTGAACAAGGCTATAAAGATCTCAGAAACCTCTTCGGTTTTGGAAAAGAAGAAAATCGTATCTATGAATCACTAATTGCAAAAATAACACTATCTATGTTTGCATATAACATTGTAAGTTATATTAACCGTATAAAGCATGAACCACAAACTCTTGGAGAACTCTTTAGAGATTTAGAATGTGAGCTTGAAACACTGGCAATATCAATGCAACTCTTTATTAAAATACTGACAAAAATCTCTGAAATCCAAAATGTTGTCAAGGATAATAAAAATTTACTCAATATTATCGCTGTGCTCAGTGCTTATACTCAAAAAGAGTTAGGTTTTATGTGCGAAAGTCGCCACGTTTAA
- a CDS encoding IS110 family transposase — MSNCIGIDVSKASINIHIAKNKQDLVLENSIKGFRSLISKLKKIYKKEMENIVFIFEPTGSYSEALRKYSSEQNIKCFIINPKQFSNYAKALGVEVKNDIEDARVLSKALHLAKDNQIKVPVYNEDIEHIKELMSFYKFTKKQTTQQKNHLEALTSKDGDNFSIKELKKSIKESKEKELRIIEQVQTLIDSTDEYKIAYDNIISIKGVGQIGAIVLLHLFLKYPEANQRQITSLTGLNPIYRQSGTSIQSGYKIAKSGASLYRSVIFMSVLTAVQHDKNFKSFYERLKSKGKHTTSAQIAVMRKIILTAHSLYKNNRKYNENYNTHEASDME, encoded by the coding sequence GTGTCAAATTGTATCGGAATTGATGTATCAAAAGCAAGTATAAATATTCATATAGCAAAGAATAAGCAGGATTTAGTTTTAGAGAATAGCATTAAAGGTTTCAGGTCTCTTATCTCTAAATTAAAAAAAATATATAAAAAAGAGATGGAGAATATTGTCTTTATTTTTGAGCCAACAGGTAGTTATTCTGAAGCACTTAGAAAATATTCTTCAGAACAAAATATCAAGTGTTTTATCATAAATCCTAAGCAGTTTAGTAATTATGCTAAAGCATTGGGAGTGGAAGTAAAAAATGATATTGAAGATGCTAGAGTTCTTTCAAAAGCTCTTCATTTAGCTAAAGATAATCAGATCAAGGTTCCTGTATATAACGAAGATATAGAACATATTAAGGAGTTGATGAGTTTTTATAAATTCACGAAAAAACAAACAACACAACAGAAGAATCATCTTGAAGCATTGACAAGTAAAGATGGTGATAACTTCTCAATTAAAGAACTTAAAAAGTCTATCAAAGAATCGAAAGAAAAAGAGCTTAGAATTATTGAACAAGTACAAACTTTAATTGATTCTACGGATGAATATAAAATTGCATATGACAATATTATATCAATAAAAGGAGTTGGTCAAATTGGTGCCATTGTACTTTTACATCTCTTTTTAAAATACCCAGAAGCTAATCAAAGGCAGATTACCTCGTTAACAGGTCTAAATCCAATTTATAGACAATCCGGTACATCAATTCAATCAGGTTATAAAATAGCAAAGTCAGGCGCAAGTCTATATAGAAGTGTGATTTTTATGTCAGTTCTTACTGCTGTACAACATGATAAAAATTTTAAAAGTTTTTATGAGAGATTGAAATCTAAAGGAAAACATACAACATCTGCTCAAATTGCTGTCATGCGAAAAATAATACTTACTGCACATTCTCTTTATAAAAATAATAGAAAATATAATGAAAATTATAATACTCATGAAGCTTCTGATATGGAATAA
- a CDS encoding IS5 family transposase: MAFKDTNNTFSDIAITSRLHKVNSFLKELDSIINFEKLRPILNKNGRGGKNATGSPAYDNVLMFRILLVQKYYNLSDQSMEDALYVNLLFIRFVGLSLEDTVPDESTICRFRNSLLANKLYDKLFNAVNKQLEDNNFIAKEGKSVLVDASLIKSENTQINNKTKEQKSEDKLKVETDNSKLDIQINEELKSRTPSKKKIEKLLNAKEYNSKTMKNAQLDTLQDIDTKDVKISQEIIENEKDSYEHKNKIDTDIRIGYQSSKKQYTQGYKTHIASDEESGVILKTMTTFANTSDIDVLEPFIESIPNVKACYADKAYKSKEIDELLQSKDIENMICLKEKQKMSSDERKIQREDEKPKHKIRAKVEHRFADLKVQMKGHTTRFIGLVRNNMNFTIACIAANLRLLAYRQMNMRKSVNR, from the coding sequence ATGGCATTTAAAGATACAAACAACACATTTTCAGATATAGCAATAACATCAAGACTCCATAAGGTAAATTCGTTTCTTAAAGAGTTAGATTCAATAATAAACTTTGAGAAACTAAGACCAATACTAAATAAAAATGGTAGAGGCGGAAAGAATGCTACTGGCTCGCCTGCTTATGACAATGTGTTAATGTTTAGAATACTCCTCGTGCAAAAATACTACAACCTCAGTGATCAATCAATGGAAGATGCACTTTATGTCAATTTATTGTTTATAAGGTTTGTTGGACTTAGTTTAGAAGATACCGTACCAGACGAATCTACAATTTGTAGATTTAGAAACTCACTACTTGCAAATAAACTATATGATAAGCTTTTTAATGCAGTCAACAAACAACTAGAAGATAATAACTTTATCGCCAAAGAGGGTAAATCAGTATTAGTAGATGCTTCTCTTATCAAAAGTGAAAACACTCAAATCAACAATAAAACTAAAGAGCAAAAAAGTGAAGATAAATTAAAAGTAGAAACTGATAATAGCAAACTAGACATTCAAATAAATGAAGAGCTAAAATCAAGAACACCTTCAAAAAAGAAAATAGAAAAATTGTTAAACGCTAAAGAATACAATTCAAAAACAATGAAAAACGCTCAACTGGACACACTTCAAGATATAGATACTAAAGATGTAAAAATTTCTCAAGAGATTATTGAAAATGAGAAAGATAGCTATGAGCATAAGAATAAAATAGATACAGATATAAGAATAGGTTACCAATCCTCAAAAAAACAATATACACAAGGATATAAAACTCATATTGCATCAGATGAAGAGAGCGGAGTGATTCTAAAAACAATGACTACATTTGCTAACACTTCAGATATAGATGTGCTTGAACCATTTATAGAATCAATTCCAAATGTAAAAGCTTGTTATGCCGATAAAGCCTATAAGTCCAAAGAGATAGATGAGCTTCTGCAATCAAAAGATATTGAGAATATGATATGTCTTAAAGAGAAGCAGAAAATGAGCAGTGATGAGAGAAAAATCCAGCGAGAAGATGAGAAACCAAAACACAAGATAAGAGCAAAAGTTGAACATAGATTCGCAGATTTGAAAGTTCAAATGAAAGGACATACTACAAGATTTATAGGTTTGGTTAGAAACAATATGAATTTTACCATCGCTTGTATAGCAGCTAACCTAAGATTATTGGCATATAGACAGATGAACATGAGAAAGAGTGTTAATAGATGA
- a CDS encoding type IV toxin-antitoxin system AbiEi family antitoxin domain-containing protein, which produces MDIAIEKSLQQCKTHIIDHATLSSIILNNGYTGINDKINKLKRKGHIETLKRGLYLHISPFVENPISKEIIANTMLSPSYISFDYALYYYGLIPESVFDVTSATTKISKSFKTTNGTFSFRHVKKELFSVGLVIESTKNGNFLIATKEKALCDKVYYTKDIQITSKKSMISFLVDDLRIDVDELEDCDIDIFVKYFEISKSKKIKFLIEALEDIA; this is translated from the coding sequence ATGGATATAGCTATTGAAAAAAGTTTACAACAATGCAAAACTCATATTATAGACCATGCTACACTATCTTCAATAATCCTAAATAATGGCTATACTGGAATAAATGATAAGATAAACAAGTTAAAGAGAAAAGGGCATATAGAGACTCTAAAAAGAGGCTTATATCTACATATATCTCCTTTTGTTGAAAACCCTATCTCAAAAGAGATCATTGCTAATACGATGTTAAGCCCATCATATATATCATTTGATTATGCACTCTATTATTATGGACTGATTCCAGAGAGTGTATTTGATGTAACTTCTGCTACAACAAAAATATCTAAATCATTTAAAACTACTAATGGAACCTTTAGCTTTAGACATGTAAAAAAAGAGTTATTTTCTGTCGGATTAGTAATAGAGTCAACAAAAAATGGCAATTTTTTAATAGCTACGAAAGAAAAAGCACTCTGTGATAAAGTTTACTATACAAAAGATATCCAAATTACTTCTAAAAAATCTATGATTAGCTTTCTAGTTGATGACTTAAGAATAGATGTAGATGAGCTTGAAGATTGTGATATAGATATATTTGTAAAATATTTTGAAATAAGCAAATCAAAGAAAATCAAGTTTTTAATAGAAGCGTTAGAGGATATAGCATGA
- a CDS encoding nucleotidyl transferase AbiEii/AbiGii toxin family protein → MNIIEQMLSNYDIANEADLINALKEVFQEIALLGLYHGGFFEKAAFYGGTALRILYGLPRFSEDLDFTLLEKNSDFDIEQYFSSIIDEFEALGIKIDIAKKVKKDFGSDIASAFLKNGTSIHTLKIQADDLGNILDGIHSGKKLKIKFEVDINPPLKFQTESKTLLLPKTFNIISMTLPNLYAGKMHAVLCRKWLSRVKGRDWYDFEWYVKRNTSLNLEHLQERMYESGDLDKDTKLDEKSFKELMYKRIEELDVDGAIKEVNPFIRDKSGFEFWSKDYFKLLTDKMIFEK, encoded by the coding sequence ATGAATATAATAGAACAGATGTTGTCAAACTATGACATAGCGAATGAAGCTGATCTCATTAATGCTTTAAAAGAAGTATTTCAAGAGATTGCACTTCTAGGGCTATACCATGGTGGTTTTTTTGAAAAAGCTGCTTTTTATGGCGGAACTGCTTTACGAATATTGTACGGTCTTCCAAGATTTTCAGAAGATTTAGATTTTACGCTTTTAGAAAAGAATAGTGACTTTGATATAGAGCAATACTTTAGTTCCATAATAGATGAGTTTGAAGCATTAGGGATTAAGATAGATATAGCAAAAAAGGTAAAAAAAGATTTTGGAAGTGATATAGCTTCTGCATTTTTAAAAAACGGTACTTCTATTCATACACTAAAAATTCAAGCTGATGATTTAGGAAATATTTTAGATGGGATACATAGTGGCAAAAAACTAAAAATTAAATTTGAAGTTGATATAAATCCACCTCTTAAATTTCAAACTGAGTCAAAAACTTTACTACTTCCAAAAACATTTAATATTATTTCAATGACTCTTCCAAATTTATATGCAGGAAAAATGCATGCAGTTTTATGTAGAAAATGGCTCTCAAGAGTAAAAGGTCGTGACTGGTATGATTTTGAATGGTATGTAAAAAGAAATACCTCCTTAAACTTGGAGCATTTACAAGAAAGAATGTATGAAAGTGGTGATTTAGATAAAGATACAAAACTTGATGAAAAATCATTTAAAGAACTGATGTATAAGAGAATTGAAGAACTAGATGTCGATGGAGCGATTAAAGAGGTTAATCCATTTATCAGAGATAAGAGTGGATTTGAGTTTTGGTCGAAAGATTACTTTAAACTATTAACAGACAAAATGATATTTGAAAAATAG
- a CDS encoding IS256 family transposase has protein sequence MKIEIDVEQFARDIKAGKSIGGSDGALGSLIKQLTEAALAAEIDSHLSQDLNRNRKNGYNSKTMKSDHGTFELDVPRDRNGSFEPEIVKKNQTSMTGEIEEKILSLFALGNSYSQIAKHIEDFYCVGFSKATISAVTDKIIPMLQEWKTRPLETVYPFIFLDAIHYKVKEDGRYISKAFYTVLGIRVDGKKEILGLYLNESEGAKFWLQVLTDLSNRGVKDILIASVDGLKGFPEAINSVFQDTQVQLCIVHQIRNSLKYVGSAYQKQFAKELKAVYQAFTKEEAEFELDKLEEKWGKKYPIVFQSWRNKWDNLSVYFQYPEDIRRVIYTTNIIESVHRQFRTLTKTKGAFPNDDSLLKLLYMGIQNAQKKWTMPIRNWSLTISQLAIHFEGRLDDALNL, from the coding sequence ATGAAAATAGAAATCGATGTAGAGCAATTTGCTCGTGATATAAAAGCTGGTAAAAGTATTGGCGGTTCTGATGGAGCTTTAGGCTCCCTTATCAAACAACTCACAGAAGCCGCTCTTGCGGCTGAGATAGATTCTCACCTCTCGCAAGACCTCAATAGAAACCGTAAGAACGGCTACAACTCAAAAACTATGAAGAGTGATCATGGAACATTTGAGCTAGATGTTCCAAGGGACCGCAACGGTAGCTTTGAGCCTGAAATTGTTAAGAAAAATCAAACGAGTATGACAGGTGAAATTGAAGAGAAAATACTTTCACTCTTTGCACTTGGCAACAGCTATTCCCAGATAGCTAAACACATAGAGGATTTTTACTGTGTAGGTTTCTCTAAAGCCACCATAAGCGCTGTAACAGATAAAATAATACCTATGCTTCAGGAATGGAAAACTAGACCTTTAGAGACTGTTTATCCATTCATATTTTTAGATGCCATCCATTACAAAGTAAAAGAAGACGGTCGTTATATCTCAAAAGCATTTTATACAGTTCTTGGTATCAGAGTTGATGGAAAGAAAGAGATACTTGGTTTATACCTCAATGAAAGTGAAGGCGCTAAGTTCTGGCTGCAAGTGTTGACCGACTTGAGTAACCGTGGAGTCAAAGACATACTCATCGCATCCGTAGATGGACTTAAAGGCTTCCCTGAAGCCATCAATTCTGTATTTCAAGATACTCAGGTTCAACTCTGCATAGTGCATCAAATACGCAACAGTCTGAAATATGTGGGCTCGGCTTATCAAAAACAATTTGCAAAAGAACTAAAAGCGGTTTATCAAGCTTTCACAAAAGAAGAAGCAGAATTTGAGCTTGATAAACTTGAAGAAAAATGGGGTAAAAAGTATCCTATCGTTTTTCAATCATGGAGAAATAAATGGGATAATTTATCTGTGTATTTTCAGTATCCTGAAGATATACGCAGGGTCATTTACACAACCAATATTATCGAATCAGTCCATCGCCAATTTAGAACACTTACTAAAACCAAAGGAGCTTTTCCAAATGATGACAGCCTGCTGAAATTGCTTTATATGGGGATTCAAAATGCTCAGAAAAAATGGACTATGCCGATTAGAAACTGGAGCTTAACAATTTCCCAGTTAGCCATCCACTTTGAGGGACGGCTTGATGACGCTTTAAATTTATGA